The Littorina saxatilis isolate snail1 linkage group LG15, US_GU_Lsax_2.0, whole genome shotgun sequence genome contains a region encoding:
- the LOC138948687 gene encoding uncharacterized protein, whose protein sequence is MISLRFALVLLAGTFLGCVLSHPERPALLDPAKARELFALAQGNGTAKDGVLSTAEVEAIFANFDMDGDSQVRRQEFVNVWTHKGLGDIVSANFLFARADTDSDGTISASPDLSRVFKYFDLNGDGTVSEMEFVVVWSSLSH, encoded by the exons ATGATATCACTTCGCTTCGCCCTTGTCCTCTTGGCTGGAACCTTCCTTGG ATGTGTCCTGAGCCATCCGGAGAGGCCAGCGCTGCTTGACCCTGCCAAGGCCAGAGAACTGTTCGCGCTGGCCCAGGGAAATGGTACCGCCAAGGACGGAGTTCTGAGCACTGCGGAAGTCGAAGCAATCTTCGCAAACTTTGACATGGACG GTGACAGCCAGGTGCGCCGCCAGGAATTCGTCAATGTCTGGACGCATAAAGGTCTGGGTGACATCGTTTCCGCCAACTTCCTGTTTGCGCGCGCAGACACGGACTCAGATGGCACCATCTCCGCCAGCCCCGATCTCTCCCGGGTCTTCAAGTACTTTGACCTCAACG GGGATGGAACGGTCAGTGAGATGGAATTCGTTGTAGTGTGGAGCTCTCTTTCCCACTGA